A genomic window from Scomber scombrus chromosome 18, fScoSco1.1, whole genome shotgun sequence includes:
- the rgs9a gene encoding regulator of G-protein signaling 9a yields the protein MTIRTARPNRGQHFRPRIHCVKKVEAIVVEMQDPSSGVKGSEQKLNVTTIPHVIAGKDIIAWIVNKMKTTTEEGEVFGTMLVAYGYVYPLQNHRKLVMCNDDTLYRFQTPYFWPTQKWFAEDCDYAIYLAKRNIRKKGMLEPYEQVHYNQLHDWLNHKWDFIVMQATEQYKAVKDRKKPDRVVFDCQERAYWIVNRPPRRTHSAMDCGPERLLDPNTEEKITFDQHRRMNIFFQQTIMRSRVKSSVSLGALVKYITTYKNHDPFLAPCLPSNPWLTDNDEYWKLNMRRVDVPTKMRVERWSFSLFELLRDLRGRDDFKVFLKKEFSGENLAFWEAAEELKLGSSSSMTSKAETIFKTFLAPGAPRWINIDGRTMGLTVKGLDHPHRYVLEAAQTHVFLLMKKDTFFRYLKSPVYKEIQKNAQSPGGHNFSPDQLEQNARNRSLGIHPIVLWQQEEEANAKAAAASAPVDVKAMMSKIDRKK from the exons GTGGAGGCCATTGTGGTGGAGATGCAAGACCCGAGCAGCGGCGTTAAAGGCTCAGAACAGAAACTCAACGTCACCACCATCCCTCATGTCATTGctg GTAAGGACATCATCGCATGGATTGTCAACAAGATGAAGACCACTACAGAGG AGGGTGAGGTATTTGGCACCATGTTAGTGGCGTATGGCTACGTCTACCCCCTGCAAAACCACAGGAAGCTGGTCATGTGCAATGACGACACCCTCTATCGCTTCCAG ACTCCATACTTCTGGCCTACACAGAAATGGTTTGCAGAGGACTGTGACTATG CCATTTATCTGGCAAAGAGGAACATCCGCAAGAAAGGCATGCTGGAACCCTACGAACAG GTACATTACAACCAGCTCCATGATTGGCTGAACCACAAGTGGGACTTCATCGTGATGCAGGCTACTGAGCAGTACAA ggctGTTAAAGACAGGAAGAAGCCAGATCGTGTGGTGTTTGACTGCCAGGAGAGAGCTTACTGGATAGTGAACAGGCCACCG CGTCGTACTCACAGCGCTATGGACTGTGGTCCAGAACGTCTTCTTGATCCCAACACAGAGGAG AAAATCACTTTTGACCAGCACAGACGCATG AACATTTTCTTTCAACAAACCATTATGAGGTCAAGGGTCAAGTCCAGCGTGTCCCTTGGAGC ACTGGTCAAGTACATCACCACCTACAAAAACCACGACCCGTTCCTGGCTCCCTGTCTACCCAGCAACCCCTGGCTAACAGATAATGATGAATACTGGAAGCTCAACATGAGAAG agtCGACGTTCCCACTAAAATGAGAGTGGAGCGCTGGTCCTTCAGCCTGTTCGAGCTGCTCAGAGACCTGCGAGGACGAGACGACTTCAAGGTTTTCCTCAAGAAGGAGTTCAGCG GGGAAAACTTGGCTTTCTGGGAAGCAGCTGAGGAATTGAAGTTGGGCTCTTCATCTTCCATGACATCAAAAGCTGAGACCATCTTCAA GACCTTCCTGGCCCCTGGCGCTCCCCGCTGGATCAACATTGATGGCAGGACGATGGGTCTGACAGTGAAAGGACTGGATCATCCTCACCGCTATGTGCTGGAAGCTGCACAGACACACGTCTTCTTGCTGATGAAAAAG GACACTTTCTTCCGTTACCTCAAGTCTCCGGTTTACAAAGAGATCCAGAAGAATGCGCAGAGCCCCGGTGGTCATAACTTCAG TCCGGACCAGCTGGAGCAAAACGCTAGAAACCGAAGCCTAGGCATCCATCCCATCGTCCTttggcagcaggaggaggaggcaaaTGCCAAGGCTGCCGCTGCCTCCGCCCCCGTCGATGTCAAGGCCATGATGAGCAAAATAGACAGGAAGAAGTAG